Part of the Kordiimonas pumila genome is shown below.
GTCTCGAACATCTGCCAAGTGGCCAGACACCTTGTCTCTCCCACGGTACTGCTCTATCTGAAAAAATAGCTCGGTTTCATTATTATCTAGGCACACAACATGTGCTGCAGAACTGTCAACCAGCTGACGCACCAGTTCCGCACCTACTGTACCACAAGAGCCGGTCACGAGTACTGTTTTATCCTTAAACTTTTCCATCAAACCTAACTCCAACGCACGCGCGGCATAATACGGCTCTCGACGATACGATCACGGTTCTCAATAATGCGTTCCAGCATTGAGCCTAAGACAGCCTCAGTCATGTAATGAGGCTGCAGGCCCAGTTCCATAAGGCCGGAATGAGCAGGGTTATAATAATGTTCTTCCTTTTCCTTGCGCGGGTTGGGAATCGACTTTATTTCAACATTCAACCCCATCTGATTACCTGCGGCCCTCACACGCTCTGCAAGCTCCGTCACCGTGAATGTCTCGGTCAACTGGTTGAATATACGAAGCTCACCTTCTTCAGCGGGCTTCTCTGCTGCCAAACGAACGCACTGCAACGTATCGCGCAGGTTGAGATAGCCGCGCGTCTGGCCGCCGCCGCCATAAACAGTCAAAGGAACACCAGCCACAGCCTGAACCAAAAATCGGTTTACCACAGTTCCAAAAATATCATCATAATGAAAATTAGGGCAAAGCCTTGGATCTAGGTCGGCCGCGCTGGTTGAGATGCCATACACTGGCCCCTGCATCAAGTCTGTAACCCTAAGACCATAAGTGCGTACATAGAACCACAAGAGGTCTGTATCCAACACTTTGGTGGTATGATACAGTG
Proteins encoded:
- a CDS encoding NAD-dependent epimerase/dehydratase family protein, coding for MKVLILGGDGYLGWPTSMDFAAAGYNVTVVDNYLRRNIAEATESDALLVAPNLRERASIFEGVTGKKINVCIGDLADPDFMFEVVRDTAPDTIVHYAEQPSAPYSMRGFREARQTFQNNLDVTFNCIWAVKELAPDAHIVKLGTMGEYGTPNIDIEEGWIDIEHKGRKDKFLFPRAAGSLYHTTKVLDTDLLWFYVRTYGLRVTDLMQGPVYGISTSAADLDPRLCPNFHYDDIFGTVVNRFLVQAVAGVPLTVYGGGGQTRGYLNLRDTLQCVRLAAEKPAEEGELRIFNQLTETFTVTELAERVRAAGNQMGLNVEIKSIPNPRKEKEEHYYNPAHSGLMELGLQPHYMTEAVLGSMLERIIENRDRIVESRIMPRVRWS